A region of the Dermacentor albipictus isolate Rhodes 1998 colony chromosome 4, USDA_Dalb.pri_finalv2, whole genome shotgun sequence genome:
GGAATTCAACTTAGGCCACCCTGCTTGTCGGTGTCGCAGCCGTCAGGCTTCGCCAATTTCGACAACacttgaacactcaactagcctcgaacctcGCGAAAGTTAAGGTAAGACAACACGCACGCTTAGCAGCTGCGTGCTTACTCATGGTTAGACGCCTCGCGAGATTTCGCTTCGTAATCagctattgatagcgcttcaaagtGCGCAAGGTGGATGCGGATACAATCCATCGGTCAagttggtgcaggacaaagccgagGTCTGCTCTGCGTAGCACAGCCAGGCAGGATCACATGAGCGTGAGCACGCACtctagccctgtcgtgcacaGAGCAAACACTGCAGTTGCATGCAGCTGCAATCTGCTACGCAGCGTAGATTTCGCGGCCGCCGATGTGTGCCGCGACGAGCCCACATGCTAAACGCACTGCGGTCCGCTGATGACGGTCGCGTTTGACGCGTTGTCTGTGCCAGAATAGGAAATACCGGAGTCTACGGGAACGTCCAAAAGGAAATTTAAACTACGCACCAACGTGACGTTCAATAGGCAGAGCATTGTCGGCACACCCCATTCCGCGTAGAACTTCGCAGTGCAAATCATTGAAGGAGCAGAAGCATCGCGAACgggatgtttgattgccaataactacgcttctgctgaacgcatcgaATGACGTTTTTGCGGTAAAGCATTTCCTAAATAGCCCAATTAAATTTCAAATGCGTCTCTCGACTTTGGCATCTTTTTGGTCTCTTTAGGCATGTTTGGGGTAAGCTGCATGCTTCCCTTCGCGTAACGTGACATTCTTTCCCGCAGCTCGCACTCGCTGTTCTGTGCATGGCAGTTGCCGTCTCCTATGCTGGCTACGGCTATGGCCTCGGACACTACGGTGGCTATGGTGGCCACGGCGGATATGGCGGCTATGGTGGTTATGGTGGCTACGGAGGATATGGTGGATACGGACACGGTGGTTACGGTGGTTACGGCCGTGGCTACGGAGGCTATGGCGGTTACGGAGGCTACGGCCACGGATACGGCGGCCACGGCCACGGGCACGGAGGCTATGGTCATGGATACGGATTCAAAAAGATAATCTATGGCCATGGATACGGCCACGGCGGTTACGGCCACGGAGGATATGGAGGCTACGGTCACGGTTACTACGGCTGAGATTCAATTGCTTTCATTGTGAGTGCTCCGTCTTAATAAAAAAATGTCTGCCCTCTCCCTTCAAAAAGTCTTTTCTGTCCGTTGAATcaatgtttctctttttttttcattttcacaccatttattttcagtttttttcAAGAGGTTGCGGGGGAAAAGGTGCGGCAGCTTCAAAGCCTAGTAGTAGCAACACCGCTATGCATAATAAAGGCCAACTTTGATACCACGCAATAACAGTAATAGTGCAATGACATGGTGGCGCCTttgtacaaaaatgctagaatgaagtAGCTCTTGTCAAATTCTCGACAATGGAGGCGGTAACAATAACAGGCAACCATGTACCACGACAACAATGCGCGCTAAGACTGGCAATAACATTTGTTAATTGCTACTGTGTTAACGTTAATTTGTGTTAACGAAGCGGTGTAGCGAATACGACTAAAATGGTGCATTACTTAAGAACAGTTCCATTAGACATGAGACAAAGTTAGTTGATACTAAATTACTGAACTCAACGCCAGACGGCTTCATTTTCTTTCGATGACGTGCTCTTTCTACCATTGCTCTGGGCCGATCTTGATGCGATCAGAAACAGTGCTGGCTACGAAACATCAAGTGATCTTAACTACAGTGCCATCCGAACTAATGTATCGGCGAAACCACCCTTAAACAGGCGCCATACATTGCTTATTCGGATAATATCCTATGGCCGTCATATAAAGCTGGCTGCAAGTACTGTTACACATCCAGTAAATATGCACATGCCCATCATGTAATTAAATCTGCCACTGTCGCTGCATGTTTTTAAGGGGATTTCCTTCAATCCGCCACGCAGAGTGTGATGATAATTACGGTAGCAATACCTTTACTACAGTTATTGGTACCATAATTATCATAACACTGAACTAGTGCCCTGATGAGTACCAAAGTCACACTGTACTTGACTGTGTGCCTGTGTAGAGCCAAAATGCCATATATATTTGTtcgaaagaagagaaagaattGCAGGAACACCGCAGAAATATCAGTGGAACGTAAGTGACGGGATAAGAACAAGCTTAAGTGGATCAAGAAAAGTTTGAAACATTGTCCAAAATAATACAAATAGTGGTCTGCCTTAACAATTACATGAAATACTTGTCAGTATTAAGACAGAACCAAATTATCGACATTCACTTTCATGCAAACGAAACGCGCCGTGATAGCGCACGACTCACTACAATACCTGTCATGCGGAGAAAGTTAACAAAATAGCGTAAAAAAGTGAAGTAAT
Encoded here:
- the LOC135909149 gene encoding neuropeptide-like protein 31; this encodes MKVVLALAVLCMAVAVSYAGYGYGLGHYGGYGGHGGYGGYGGYGGYGGYGGYGHGGYGGYGRGYGGYGGYGGYGHGYGGHGHGHGGYGHGYGFKKIIYGHGYGHGGYGHGGYGGYGHGYYG